From a region of the Enterobacter sp. JBIWA008 genome:
- the mtnK gene encoding S-methyl-5-thioribose kinase, with the protein MSQYRTFTAQEAVEYARQFGGLDDPSSLVEAQEVGDGNLNLVFKIFDSAGVSRIVVKQALPYVRCVGESWPLTLDRARLEAQTLVEHYQHSPQHTVKIHHFDPDLAVMVMEDLSSHRIWRGELIKNNYYPQAARQLGEYLAHALFHTSDFFLHPHEKKAQVAKFINPEMCEITEDLFFNDPYQIHERNSYPAELENDVAALRDDAQLKIAVASLKHRFFSHAEALLHGDIHSGSIFVADGSLKAIDAEFGYFGPIGFDVGTAIGNLLLNFCGLPGHLGIRDAAAAREQRLTDIQELWNTFAERFQALANEKTRDAALGAPGYASAFLKKVWHDAIGFCGTELIRRSVGLSHVADIDTIQDEAMRHECLRHAITLGKALIVIADRIDSAEDLVARVRQYS; encoded by the coding sequence ATGTCGCAATACCGTACCTTTACCGCTCAGGAAGCCGTGGAGTATGCCAGGCAGTTTGGCGGCCTTGACGATCCTTCATCGCTGGTAGAGGCGCAGGAGGTGGGCGACGGCAACCTTAATCTGGTCTTTAAAATTTTCGACAGCGCGGGCGTGAGCCGCATCGTCGTTAAGCAGGCGCTGCCCTACGTGCGCTGCGTCGGCGAGTCCTGGCCGCTGACGCTGGACCGCGCCCGTCTTGAGGCGCAAACGCTGGTCGAGCACTACCAGCACAGCCCGCAGCACACCGTGAAAATCCACCACTTCGACCCGGACCTGGCGGTGATGGTGATGGAAGATCTCTCCAGCCATCGCATCTGGCGCGGCGAGCTGATTAAAAACAATTATTACCCGCAGGCGGCGCGTCAGCTGGGCGAATACCTCGCGCACGCGCTGTTCCACACCAGCGATTTCTTCCTGCACCCGCACGAGAAAAAAGCGCAGGTGGCAAAATTCATCAACCCTGAGATGTGCGAGATCACCGAAGATCTGTTCTTCAACGATCCGTACCAGATCCACGAACGCAACAGCTACCCGGCAGAGCTGGAAAATGACGTCGCGGCCCTGCGCGACGACGCTCAGCTTAAAATTGCCGTGGCTTCCCTGAAGCACCGCTTCTTCTCGCACGCCGAAGCGCTCCTGCACGGCGATATTCACAGCGGGTCGATTTTTGTGGCCGACGGTAGCCTGAAGGCCATCGACGCCGAATTCGGCTACTTTGGCCCGATTGGCTTTGACGTCGGCACCGCCATCGGCAACCTGCTGCTGAACTTCTGCGGCCTGCCGGGGCACCTGGGCATTCGCGATGCCGCCGCCGCGCGCGAGCAGCGTCTGACCGATATTCAGGAGCTGTGGAACACCTTCGCGGAACGCTTCCAGGCGCTGGCAAACGAGAAAACGCGCGACGCCGCGCTCGGCGCACCGGGCTATGCCTCCGCGTTCCTGAAAAAGGTCTGGCATGACGCCATCGGCTTCTGCGGCACCGAGCTCATTCGCCGCAGCGTCGGGCTTTCCCACGTGGCGGATATCGACACCATCCAGGACGAGGCGATGCGCCACGAATGCCTGCGCCACGCCATTACGCTCGGCAAGGCGCTGATTGTCATTGCCGACCGCATCGACAGCGCGGAAGATCTGGTGGCAAGGGTGCGGCAGTACAGCTGA
- a CDS encoding methylthioribulose 1-phosphate dehydratase — protein MTDNLQLTHLVDACRWIGAKGWAPATGGNMSVRQDERLCWLSESGKDKGSLTTEDFLQVEIATNRAPSGRKPSAETGLHTLIYRLFPEANAVLHVHTVNATVLSRLVKEAELNISGFEMQKSLTGQTTHLDTVAIPVFDNDQDIDVLASRIAHYARERPLNYGFLLRGHGLTCWGRDVAEARRHLEGLEFLFECEMRLRQLERV, from the coding sequence ATGACAGACAACCTGCAACTCACACATCTGGTCGACGCCTGCCGCTGGATTGGCGCCAAAGGCTGGGCCCCCGCCACCGGCGGCAACATGTCGGTGCGCCAGGACGAACGCCTCTGCTGGCTCAGCGAATCCGGCAAAGACAAAGGCAGCCTGACGACGGAGGATTTTCTGCAGGTTGAAATCGCCACCAACCGCGCGCCGTCTGGTCGTAAGCCATCAGCCGAAACGGGGCTTCACACACTAATCTATCGTCTGTTTCCGGAGGCCAACGCCGTCCTGCACGTTCATACCGTCAACGCCACGGTGCTGTCGCGTCTGGTGAAAGAAGCCGAACTCAACATCAGCGGCTTTGAAATGCAAAAATCCCTCACCGGACAGACCACGCACCTGGATACGGTGGCTATCCCGGTCTTTGATAACGACCAGGATATCGACGTCCTCGCCTCCCGAATCGCCCATTACGCACGGGAACGCCCGCTTAATTATGGTTTTCTTCTGCGCGGTCATGGCTTAACCTGCTGGGGACGCGATGTGGCCGAGGCCCGCCGTCATCTGGAAGGATTAGAATTCTTATTTGAATGCGAAATGCGTTTACGACAACTGGAGAGAGTATGA
- the rnk gene encoding nucleoside diphosphate kinase regulator, with protein MSRPTIIINELDAERIDRLLEKAEFASLPVADALNEELDRAQMCTPESMPHDVVTMNSQVKFRNLTTGEELTRTLVYPAQMTDSSAQLSVLAPVGAALLGLRTGDTIHWELPGGASAHLEVLALLYQPEAAGDYLR; from the coding sequence ATGTCCAGACCTACAATTATCATCAATGAGCTCGACGCAGAACGTATCGACAGGCTGCTGGAAAAAGCAGAGTTTGCCTCACTTCCCGTGGCCGACGCCCTGAATGAGGAGCTCGACCGGGCGCAGATGTGCACGCCAGAGTCGATGCCGCATGACGTGGTCACCATGAACAGCCAGGTAAAATTCCGCAACCTGACCACCGGTGAAGAGTTGACCCGCACGCTGGTTTACCCGGCTCAGATGACCGACAGCAGCGCGCAGCTTTCTGTTCTGGCACCCGTGGGTGCCGCACTGCTGGGGCTTCGCACAGGTGATACCATCCACTGGGAATTACCGGGTGGCGCCTCTGCCCATCTGGAAGTGCTGGCGTTGCTCTACCAGCCAGAAGCCGCGGGCGATTACCTGCGTTAA
- a CDS encoding SRPBCC family protein, giving the protein MTLDPETDLKLERVVDAPRDLLWLCWTTPEHIKNFFIPAPHKVTECDLDLRVGGRFNTVFEVDGQRMDNRGVFLEIDPGKKLVFTDGYTEGWKPAEKPFMTAILLLEDVGEGKTRYTAIARHPTKEIREQHEQMGFHEGWGIVLDQLVGYVKRLNA; this is encoded by the coding sequence GTGACGCTCGATCCTGAAACTGACTTAAAACTGGAGCGCGTGGTGGATGCACCGCGCGACCTTCTGTGGCTCTGCTGGACCACGCCGGAACACATCAAAAACTTCTTCATTCCTGCTCCCCATAAGGTGACCGAATGTGACCTCGACCTGCGCGTGGGTGGGCGGTTCAACACCGTGTTTGAGGTGGACGGGCAGCGGATGGATAACCGGGGCGTGTTTCTTGAAATCGATCCCGGCAAAAAGCTGGTCTTTACCGACGGCTATACCGAAGGCTGGAAGCCGGCCGAGAAGCCGTTTATGACGGCGATCCTGCTGCTGGAAGATGTGGGTGAGGGCAAGACCCGCTACACGGCGATTGCGCGTCATCCGACGAAGGAAATCCGCGAGCAGCATGAACAGATGGGCTTCCACGAAGGGTGGGGGATTGTGCTGGATCAGCTGGTGGGGTATGTGAAGAGGCTTAACGCGTAG
- the uspG gene encoding universal stress protein UspG, with protein MYQRIIMPVDVFEMELSDKAVRHAEFLAQQDGVIHLLHVLPGSASLSLHRFAADVRRFEEHLQHEAETRLQTMVSHFSIDPSRIKTHVRFGSVRDAVNELANELKADVVVIGSRNPSITTHLLGSNASSVIRHTHIPVMVVR; from the coding sequence ATGTATCAGAGAATCATTATGCCGGTTGATGTTTTTGAGATGGAGCTGAGCGACAAGGCCGTTCGCCATGCGGAGTTCCTGGCGCAGCAGGACGGAGTCATCCATCTTTTGCATGTCCTGCCGGGCTCCGCCAGCCTTAGCCTGCACCGCTTTGCCGCCGACGTGCGTCGCTTCGAGGAGCATTTGCAGCATGAAGCGGAAACTCGCCTGCAAACCATGGTTAGCCACTTCAGCATCGACCCTTCGCGCATCAAAACGCACGTCAGATTCGGCAGCGTACGCGATGCGGTAAACGAACTGGCGAACGAACTGAAAGCAGACGTGGTGGTCATCGGTTCGCGCAACCCTTCCATTACCACGCATCTGCTGGGCTCTAACGCCTCCAGCGTGATCCGTCACACCCATATACCGGTGATGGTCGTAAGATAA
- the mtnC gene encoding acireductone synthase, whose amino-acid sequence MIRAIVTDIEGTTSDIRFVHDVLFPYARERLAAFVTAQQYAEPVKSILDNLRDEIGHPHASVSELVDALFAFMDEDRKSTALKALQGIIWHDGYVNGDFTGHLYPDVLPALEKWKAQGIDLYVYSSGSVAAQKLLFGYSDEGDITHLFSGYFDTHIGAKREVQSYHNIAAQTGIAPSQILFLSDIHQELDAAERAGFRTLQLIRGDDDGASHHHQVHQFDEINPEQIPS is encoded by the coding sequence ATGATTCGCGCGATTGTGACGGATATTGAAGGAACCACCAGCGATATCCGTTTTGTCCATGACGTTTTGTTCCCCTACGCGCGTGAGCGGCTGGCGGCCTTCGTGACCGCGCAGCAGTACGCCGAGCCGGTCAAATCCATTCTGGACAACCTGCGTGATGAAATCGGTCACCCGCACGCCAGCGTCAGCGAGCTTGTCGACGCCCTGTTTGCCTTTATGGATGAAGACCGCAAATCCACGGCGCTCAAAGCACTGCAGGGGATCATCTGGCATGACGGCTACGTGAACGGCGACTTTACCGGCCACCTATACCCGGACGTACTGCCTGCGCTGGAAAAGTGGAAAGCGCAAGGGATTGATCTCTATGTTTATTCCTCTGGCTCCGTCGCCGCGCAGAAACTGTTATTTGGCTACAGCGACGAAGGTGATATTACTCATCTGTTCAGCGGCTATTTTGATACCCACATCGGCGCCAAGCGCGAGGTGCAGTCGTATCACAACATTGCGGCGCAAACGGGCATCGCCCCGTCGCAGATCCTGTTCCTGTCCGATATTCATCAGGAGCTGGACGCGGCTGAACGGGCAGGTTTTCGCACCCTGCAGCTGATTCGCGGCGATGATGACGGCGCAAGCCATCACCATCAGGTCCACCAGTTTGACGAGATTAATCCGGAGCAGATCCCTTCATGA
- a CDS encoding acireductone dioxygenase, translating to MSALTIYSDKDASQHQWRSTDAAEIAQQLNAKGVRFERWAADRDLGHDPAPEAVIAAYQHAIDKLVAEKGYQSWDVISLRADNPQKEALRAKFLNEHTHGEDEVRFFVEGAGLFCLHIGDEVYQVLCEKNDLISVPAGTPHWFDMGSEPNFTAIRIFDNPEGWVAQFTGDAIADAYPRLA from the coding sequence ATGAGCGCATTGACCATTTATTCCGATAAAGACGCCAGCCAGCATCAGTGGCGCAGCACCGACGCCGCGGAGATCGCCCAGCAGCTCAACGCTAAAGGCGTGCGGTTTGAACGCTGGGCTGCGGATCGCGATTTAGGACACGATCCCGCGCCCGAAGCCGTGATTGCGGCGTATCAGCATGCCATCGACAAGCTGGTGGCGGAGAAAGGCTATCAGAGCTGGGACGTAATCAGCCTGCGCGCCGACAACCCGCAGAAAGAGGCGCTGCGCGCGAAGTTCCTGAACGAACACACCCACGGCGAAGACGAAGTGCGCTTCTTCGTGGAAGGCGCGGGGCTGTTCTGTCTGCACATTGGCGATGAGGTGTATCAGGTGCTGTGCGAGAAAAACGACCTGATTTCCGTTCCCGCAGGCACGCCGCACTGGTTTGATATGGGCTCAGAGCCGAACTTCACCGCCATTCGTATTTTCGATAACCCTGAAGGCTGGGTTGCCCAGTTTACAGGGGATGCGATCGCGGATGCGTATCCAAGGCTGGCATGA
- a CDS encoding pyridoxal phosphate-dependent aminotransferase, with protein MSNNALIPQSKLPNLGTTIFTQMSALAQQHNAINLSQGFPDFDGPTYLQERLAYHVAQGANQYAPMTGVQALREAIADKTAELYGHKPDANSDITVTAGATEALYAAITALVRTGDEVICFDPSYDSYAPAVELSGGVVKRVALQPPHFRPDWQAFAALLSDKTRLVILNTPHNPSATVWQKADFAALWQAIAEREIYVLSDEVYEHICFAQEGHASVLAHQQLRERAIAVSSFGKTYHMTGWKVGYCVAPAAISAELRKVHQYLTFAVNTPAQLALADMLRAEPGHYRELPHFYRERRDLFVAALSKSRLEILPSEGTYFLLADYSAISDLDDVSFCQWLTKEVGVAAIPLSVFCADPFPHKLIRLCFAKQESTLLAAADRLNTL; from the coding sequence ATGAGCAATAACGCATTGATTCCGCAGAGTAAACTTCCCAATCTCGGGACCACCATCTTTACGCAGATGAGCGCTCTGGCGCAGCAGCACAACGCCATTAACCTTTCTCAGGGCTTTCCGGATTTCGACGGCCCGACCTATCTGCAGGAGCGTCTGGCGTACCACGTGGCGCAGGGGGCGAATCAGTATGCGCCGATGACGGGCGTGCAGGCGCTGCGGGAAGCCATTGCGGATAAAACGGCGGAGCTTTACGGGCATAAGCCCGATGCGAACAGCGACATTACGGTGACGGCAGGGGCGACCGAAGCGCTGTATGCGGCCATCACCGCGCTGGTGCGTACGGGCGATGAAGTTATCTGCTTTGACCCAAGCTACGACAGCTATGCGCCTGCGGTTGAACTCTCCGGCGGCGTGGTGAAGCGCGTGGCGCTTCAGCCGCCGCATTTTCGTCCTGACTGGCAGGCGTTTGCTGCGCTGCTGAGCGACAAAACCCGCCTGGTGATCCTGAATACCCCGCACAATCCGTCGGCGACGGTGTGGCAAAAGGCCGATTTCGCCGCGCTGTGGCAGGCGATTGCGGAACGCGAAATTTACGTCCTGAGCGATGAGGTCTACGAGCACATCTGCTTTGCACAAGAAGGACACGCCAGCGTGCTGGCCCATCAGCAGCTTCGCGAGCGCGCTATCGCCGTCTCGTCATTCGGTAAGACTTACCATATGACCGGCTGGAAAGTGGGCTACTGCGTCGCACCGGCGGCCATCAGCGCCGAGCTTCGCAAGGTGCACCAGTACCTGACCTTTGCCGTGAACACGCCGGCTCAGCTGGCGCTGGCGGATATGCTGCGCGCTGAACCAGGCCATTACCGCGAGCTACCGCACTTCTATCGTGAGCGTCGGGATCTGTTTGTGGCGGCGCTGAGTAAAAGCCGTCTGGAAATTTTGCCCTCAGAAGGGACTTACTTCCTGCTCGCGGACTACAGCGCGATTTCCGATCTCGACGACGTTAGCTTTTGCCAGTGGCTGACAAAAGAGGTGGGCGTGGCCGCCATTCCGCTGTCGGTGTTCTGCGCCGATCCCTTCCCGCATAAGCTGATCCGTCTTTGCTTTGCGAAGCAGGAATCGACGCTGCTGGCGGCAGCAGATCGACTGAACACGCTCTGA
- the ahpF gene encoding alkyl hydroperoxide reductase subunit F, translating to MLDTNMKTQLKAYLEKLTKPVELIATLDDSAKSAEIKELLAEIAELSPKVTFKEDNALPVRKPSFLITNPGSDQGPRFAGSPLGHEFTSLVLALLWTGGHPSKEAQALLEQIRDIDGDFEFETYYSLSCHNCPDVVQALNLMSVLNPRIKHTAIDGGTFQNEITDRNVMGVPAVYMNGKEFGQGRMTLTEIVAKVDTGAEKRAAEELNKRGAYDVLIVGSGPAGAAAAVYSARKGIRTGLMGERFGGQVLDTVDIENYISVPKTEGQKLAGALKAHVSDYDVDVIDSQSASKLVPAAVEGGLHQIETASGAVLKARSIIIATGAKWRNMNVPGEDQYRTKGVTYCPHCDGPLFKGKRVAVIGGGNSGVEAAIDLAGIVEHVTLLEFAPEMKADQVLQDKVRSLKNVDIVLNAQTTEVKGDGSKVTGLEYRDRVSGDVHSVQLSGIFVQIGLLPNTTWLEGAIERNRMGEIIIDAKCETSVKGVFAAGDCTTVPYKQIIIATGEGAKASLSSFDYLIRTKTA from the coding sequence ATGCTCGACACAAACATGAAAACCCAGCTCAAGGCCTACCTTGAGAAACTGACCAAACCCGTTGAGCTGATTGCCACGCTGGACGACAGCGCCAAATCGGCAGAGATCAAGGAACTGCTGGCAGAGATCGCCGAGCTGTCACCAAAAGTGACGTTTAAAGAAGATAATGCGCTGCCAGTGCGCAAGCCATCCTTCCTGATCACCAATCCGGGATCTGACCAGGGACCGCGCTTTGCCGGTTCTCCGCTGGGGCATGAATTTACGTCGCTGGTGCTGGCTCTGCTGTGGACCGGTGGTCACCCGTCTAAGGAAGCGCAGGCGCTGCTGGAGCAGATCCGCGATATCGACGGTGATTTCGAGTTTGAAACCTATTACTCGCTCTCCTGCCACAACTGCCCGGACGTGGTGCAGGCGCTGAACCTGATGTCGGTCCTGAACCCGCGCATCAAGCACACGGCGATTGACGGCGGTACATTCCAGAATGAAATCACCGATCGCAACGTGATGGGTGTTCCGGCGGTCTACATGAACGGCAAAGAGTTCGGCCAGGGCCGTATGACTCTGACCGAAATCGTTGCCAAAGTGGATACCGGTGCTGAAAAACGTGCGGCGGAAGAGCTGAACAAACGCGGTGCCTACGACGTGCTGATCGTCGGTTCCGGCCCTGCGGGCGCGGCGGCGGCGGTGTACTCCGCGCGTAAAGGCATTCGCACCGGCCTGATGGGCGAACGCTTTGGCGGCCAGGTGCTCGATACCGTGGACATCGAAAACTACATTTCCGTGCCGAAGACCGAAGGCCAGAAGCTGGCGGGGGCGCTGAAGGCGCACGTCAGCGACTATGACGTAGACGTGATCGACAGCCAGAGCGCCAGCAAGCTGGTTCCGGCAGCGGTCGAGGGTGGTTTACACCAGATTGAAACCGCGTCCGGCGCGGTGCTGAAAGCGCGCAGCATTATCATTGCCACCGGTGCGAAATGGCGCAACATGAACGTCCCGGGCGAAGATCAGTACCGTACCAAAGGCGTGACCTACTGTCCGCACTGCGACGGCCCACTCTTCAAAGGTAAACGCGTGGCGGTTATCGGCGGCGGTAACTCCGGCGTGGAAGCGGCTATCGACCTGGCGGGGATTGTTGAACATGTTACCCTTCTGGAATTCGCTCCAGAGATGAAGGCCGACCAGGTTCTGCAGGATAAAGTTCGCAGCCTGAAAAACGTCGACATCGTACTGAACGCGCAGACCACGGAAGTGAAGGGCGACGGCAGTAAAGTGACCGGTCTGGAATACCGCGACCGCGTGAGCGGCGACGTGCACAGCGTTCAGCTGTCAGGGATCTTCGTGCAGATTGGTCTGCTGCCAAATACCACCTGGCTGGAAGGCGCGATTGAGCGCAACCGCATGGGCGAAATCATCATCGATGCGAAATGTGAAACCAGCGTGAAAGGCGTGTTTGCGGCTGGCGACTGCACCACCGTGCCGTACAAACAGATCATCATTGCCACCGGCGAAGGGGCCAAGGCGTCTCTGAGTTCGTTTGACTATCTGATTCGCACCAAAACCGCATAA
- the yldA gene encoding small membrane protein YldA, with the protein MSEILAITLIFLIIAAIIVTAVLYLERHW; encoded by the coding sequence ATGAGTGAGATACTGGCTATCACACTTATTTTTCTGATTATTGCGGCGATTATCGTCACGGCCGTGCTTTATCTTGAACGCCACTGGTGA
- the mtnA gene encoding S-methyl-5-thioribose-1-phosphate isomerase: protein MQTLQTTSLRVADNQLFILDQQALPQEKRWLDASTVEALVGHIHALRVRGAPLIGLSASLLLALLAENGKSRDELATALETLRASRPTAVNLMNNLDRMKIALWQEEYVPALVAEALRLIDEDKRLCDAIAKAGSALVKPGSRLLTHCNTGGLATAGVGTALGVIARAHLDGNVSSVWVDETRPLLQGGRLTAWELGELGVPYKLITDSMAASLMAKGQVDAVWVGADRIAANGDVANKIGTYSLAVLAKFHGIPFYVAAPQTTLDPDCPNGDAIPIEQRASSEVTGVAGSFGAVQWAPENAQVYNPAFDVTPASLISGWVLDTGVVTPQEVAEGKFA, encoded by the coding sequence ATGCAGACATTACAGACGACCAGCCTGCGGGTGGCGGATAATCAGCTCTTTATTCTCGACCAGCAGGCGCTTCCGCAGGAGAAACGCTGGCTGGACGCCTCGACCGTAGAGGCGCTGGTGGGTCACATTCATGCCCTGCGGGTGCGCGGCGCGCCGCTGATTGGTCTTTCTGCAAGCCTGCTCCTGGCGCTGCTGGCGGAAAACGGTAAAAGCCGCGACGAGCTGGCGACGGCGCTGGAAACCCTGCGCGCCTCCCGCCCGACGGCGGTGAACCTGATGAACAATCTCGACCGCATGAAGATTGCGCTGTGGCAGGAAGAGTATGTTCCGGCGCTCGTGGCCGAAGCGCTGCGCCTGATTGACGAAGACAAACGGCTCTGCGACGCGATTGCGAAAGCCGGTAGCGCGCTGGTTAAGCCCGGCAGCCGTCTGCTGACCCACTGCAACACCGGCGGGCTGGCAACGGCGGGCGTCGGCACCGCGCTCGGCGTCATTGCCCGCGCGCATCTGGACGGCAACGTCAGCAGCGTCTGGGTGGATGAAACCCGTCCGCTGCTGCAGGGTGGCAGATTGACCGCGTGGGAGCTTGGCGAGCTGGGCGTGCCGTACAAGCTGATTACCGACTCCATGGCCGCCAGCCTGATGGCGAAAGGTCAGGTAGACGCCGTGTGGGTAGGCGCAGATCGTATTGCCGCCAACGGCGACGTGGCGAACAAGATTGGCACCTATTCCCTGGCGGTGCTGGCGAAATTCCACGGCATTCCGTTCTACGTGGCCGCCCCGCAAACGACCCTCGATCCGGACTGCCCGAACGGTGACGCGATCCCGATTGAGCAGCGTGCTTCCAGCGAGGTGACGGGCGTCGCCGGAAGCTTTGGTGCGGTGCAGTGGGCGCCGGAAAACGCACAGGTCTACAACCCGGCGTTTGACGTTACGCCAGCCTCGTTGATTAGCGGCTGGGTGCTGGATACGGGCGTGGTCACACCGCAAGAGGTGGCGGAAGGGAAATTCGCCTGA
- a CDS encoding LysR family transcriptional regulator — MANLYDLKKFDLNLLVIFECIYQHLSISRAAETLYITPSAVSQSLQRLRGQLNDPLFIRSGKGITPTTVGVNLHHHLEQNLNQLEQTINIMHSSGLKKNFVIYCPHFMSTKATLDPIKLLMDNHNYSIELHDVFLSPDSAEDLLTYRRADLIFSFSSSNSHSIACSLYHKLPLVLVCREGHPRLSENPTREDILNENFTAYLNDKNSFKDYKEKAENLLTQRNIVYRSDSFISLLSAIGSSDLIGLVPTPAFEQYGPALNLRKVKTDIQFPSIDIYMMYNRSALNSSAFASFIEELSLS; from the coding sequence ATGGCAAATCTCTATGACCTTAAAAAATTCGATCTTAATCTGTTAGTCATTTTCGAGTGCATTTACCAACACCTTAGTATCAGTAGAGCCGCCGAGACGCTGTATATCACCCCCTCCGCCGTAAGCCAGTCACTGCAACGCCTGAGAGGACAACTCAACGATCCTCTGTTTATCCGTTCCGGTAAAGGGATCACGCCCACGACCGTCGGCGTCAATTTGCATCATCATCTTGAACAGAACCTGAACCAGCTGGAGCAGACTATCAATATCATGCACAGCAGCGGGTTGAAGAAGAACTTTGTCATTTACTGCCCGCATTTTATGAGTACGAAAGCAACGCTTGACCCTATAAAACTGCTCATGGATAACCATAACTATTCAATTGAATTACATGATGTATTTCTTTCTCCCGATTCTGCGGAAGATCTTTTAACCTACAGAAGAGCCGACTTGATATTTTCGTTTTCCTCTTCTAATAGTCATTCTATCGCCTGCAGCCTCTACCATAAACTTCCTTTAGTTCTCGTTTGCCGGGAGGGCCATCCCCGTCTCAGTGAAAATCCTACGCGTGAAGATATTCTGAATGAAAACTTCACCGCATACCTGAACGACAAGAACAGCTTCAAAGACTATAAGGAAAAGGCCGAAAACCTGTTAACCCAAAGAAATATCGTCTATCGCAGCGACTCTTTTATATCTCTTCTGTCGGCGATCGGTTCATCCGACCTCATAGGATTAGTGCCCACACCGGCCTTCGAACAATATGGTCCAGCCCTCAACCTGCGCAAGGTAAAAACAGATATTCAATTCCCCAGCATTGATATTTACATGATGTACAATCGTTCCGCGCTGAATAGCTCGGCATTCGCGAGCTTTATTGAAGAATTATCCTTGTCTTGA
- the ahpC gene encoding alkyl hydroperoxide reductase subunit C: MSLINTKIKPFKNQAFKNGEFIEVTEKDTEGRWSVFFFYPADFTFVCPTELGDVADHYDELQKLGVDVYSVSTDTHFTHKAWHSSSETIAKIKYAMIGDPTGALTRNFDNMREDEGLADRATFVVDPQGIIQAIEVTAEGIGRDASDLLRKVKAAQYVASHPGEVCPAKWKEGEATLAPSLDLVGKI, translated from the coding sequence ATGTCTTTGATTAATACCAAAATTAAACCTTTCAAAAACCAGGCGTTCAAAAACGGTGAGTTCATCGAAGTTACCGAGAAAGATACCGAAGGCCGCTGGAGCGTCTTCTTCTTCTATCCGGCTGACTTTACCTTCGTTTGCCCGACTGAACTGGGTGACGTTGCGGACCATTACGACGAACTGCAGAAGCTGGGCGTAGACGTTTACTCTGTTTCTACCGATACCCACTTCACCCACAAAGCATGGCACAGCAGCTCTGAAACCATCGCAAAAATCAAATACGCGATGATCGGCGACCCGACTGGCGCCCTGACCCGTAACTTCGACAACATGCGTGAAGATGAAGGCCTGGCCGATCGCGCCACCTTCGTTGTTGACCCGCAGGGCATTATCCAGGCTATCGAAGTTACCGCTGAAGGTATCGGCCGTGATGCTTCTGACCTGCTGCGTAAAGTGAAAGCCGCTCAGTACGTGGCTTCTCACCCTGGCGAAGTGTGCCCGGCGAAATGGAAAGAAGGCGAAGCAACGCTGGCTCCATCCTTAGATCTGGTTGGTAAAATCTAA
- a CDS encoding flavin reductase family protein, with protein sequence MYFYQPSQGHGLPHDPLNAIIGPRPIGWISSCDRAGQLNLAPYSFFNCFNYRPPIIGFSSNGWKDSVRNITETGEFVWNLATRDLAQAMNQTSAMLPHDRDEFSFAGLTPAASQLVNAPRVAESPVNFECRLSQCIQLTGADGTPVDTWLVLGEVVGIHIAETLLEEGIYQTAKAQPILRAGGPTAYYGISDENRFDMVRPGADQ encoded by the coding sequence ATGTATTTCTACCAACCGTCTCAGGGGCATGGCCTGCCGCATGACCCGCTGAATGCCATTATTGGTCCACGTCCGATAGGCTGGATCTCCTCATGCGATAGGGCAGGTCAGTTGAACCTCGCGCCGTATAGTTTCTTTAACTGCTTTAACTATCGCCCGCCGATCATCGGTTTTTCCAGCAACGGCTGGAAGGACAGCGTGCGTAATATTACCGAAACCGGGGAGTTTGTCTGGAACCTGGCGACGCGCGATCTCGCCCAGGCGATGAATCAAACCTCCGCGATGCTTCCTCACGATCGGGATGAGTTTAGCTTCGCCGGCCTCACGCCAGCGGCCAGCCAGTTGGTTAACGCGCCCCGCGTCGCAGAAAGCCCGGTGAACTTTGAGTGCCGCCTGTCGCAGTGTATTCAGCTTACCGGTGCTGATGGTACACCGGTCGATACATGGCTGGTATTGGGGGAGGTGGTTGGTATCCATATTGCCGAAACGCTGCTGGAAGAAGGGATATACCAGACTGCGAAAGCGCAGCCCATCCTGCGTGCGGGTGGGCCGACGGCGTATTATGGCATCAGTGACGAAAACCGGTTTGATATGGTGCGCCCGGGCGCGGATCAATAA